In Microbacterium lushaniae, the following are encoded in one genomic region:
- the rbfA gene encoding 30S ribosome-binding factor RbfA, translating to MASERQARVADRIRVVLAERLEKGLRDPRLGFVTITDVKVTGDLQHASVFYTVMGDEALRADTAAALKSATGMLRSEVGKHLNTRLTPSLEFFLDAIPENADHIAALLREARERDEAVAALAAAGTYAGDADPYLKPKDQVAAESDDDDDAAEDEVPAEDDVPRS from the coding sequence ATGGCATCCGAACGACAGGCACGAGTCGCCGACCGCATCCGCGTGGTCCTCGCGGAGCGGCTCGAGAAGGGGCTGCGCGACCCGCGCCTCGGGTTCGTCACCATCACCGACGTCAAGGTGACCGGCGACCTGCAGCACGCCTCGGTGTTCTACACCGTCATGGGCGATGAGGCCCTGCGCGCCGACACGGCAGCCGCCCTGAAGTCCGCGACCGGGATGCTGCGCTCCGAGGTGGGAAAGCACCTGAACACCCGGCTGACACCGTCGCTGGAGTTCTTCCTCGATGCGATCCCCGAGAACGCCGACCACATCGCCGCGCTCCTGCGCGAGGCCCGCGAGCGCGACGAGGCCGTCGCAGCCCTCGCCGCCGCCGGCACCTACGCCGGCGACGCCGACCCCTACCTCAAGCCCAAAGACCAGGTGGCAGCGGAGTCGGATGACGACGATGACGCCGCCGAGGACGAGGTCCCGGCCGAGGACGACGTTCCCCGGTCCTGA
- a CDS encoding bifunctional riboflavin kinase/FAD synthetase, with amino-acid sequence MIVFRDPAEIPPGFGPSVVAIGKFDGVHTGHRAVIDRARVDAASGARVVAVTFDRNPLRLLRPELSPPELIGVHQKLSLLERAGVDATLLLTFDEALASLTAEEFVRHVLVQALGVRTVLVGQDFRFGRGGAGDPALLRAMGAEYGFVVDVVDDVRAIDDDRRVSSTWIRELLAEGDVARAAKLLGRAPSVWGEVVHGLKRGRELGFPTANLSPRLEGFVPADGVYAGWLIDQRSEDGLRPGTRYAAAISVGLNPTFDDVPVRQVEAYVLDETDLDLYGHLVEVRFVTRIRGMVAFDGIEALKVQMTDDVARVRAVLSEPQERGAQ; translated from the coding sequence GTGATCGTCTTCCGCGACCCCGCCGAGATCCCGCCCGGATTCGGGCCCTCGGTCGTGGCGATCGGCAAGTTCGACGGCGTGCACACGGGCCATCGCGCCGTGATCGACCGCGCGCGCGTGGATGCCGCCAGCGGGGCGCGCGTGGTGGCGGTGACCTTCGATCGCAACCCGCTGCGTCTGCTGCGACCCGAGCTGAGCCCGCCCGAGCTCATCGGCGTGCACCAGAAGCTGAGCCTGCTCGAGCGCGCGGGCGTGGATGCGACGCTGCTGCTGACCTTCGACGAGGCCCTGGCGAGCCTGACGGCGGAGGAGTTCGTCCGTCACGTGCTGGTGCAGGCGCTGGGGGTGCGCACCGTTCTGGTGGGCCAGGACTTCCGCTTCGGCAGAGGAGGTGCGGGAGACCCCGCGCTGCTGCGCGCGATGGGGGCCGAATACGGCTTCGTCGTCGACGTCGTCGACGACGTGCGCGCGATCGACGACGACCGCCGGGTGTCGTCGACCTGGATCCGCGAGCTGCTCGCCGAGGGCGATGTGGCGCGCGCCGCCAAGCTCCTCGGACGCGCTCCGTCGGTGTGGGGAGAAGTCGTGCACGGCCTCAAGCGCGGCCGCGAGCTGGGCTTTCCCACCGCCAATCTGTCACCGCGACTGGAGGGCTTCGTCCCCGCCGACGGTGTGTACGCCGGGTGGCTCATCGACCAGCGCTCCGAAGACGGCCTGCGCCCGGGGACCCGCTACGCCGCCGCCATCAGCGTGGGACTGAATCCCACGTTCGACGACGTGCCAGTGCGTCAGGTCGAGGCCTACGTCCTGGACGAGACGGACCTCGACCTGTACGGCCATCTGGTGGAGGTGCGCTTCGTCACGCGCATCCGGGGGATGGTCGCCTTCGACGGCATCGAGGCGCTCAAAGTGCAGATGACCGACGACGTCGCGCGCGTGCGCGCCGTGCTGTCCGAGCCCCAGGAGCGCGGAGCTCAGTAG
- a CDS encoding lipase family protein, whose translation MSPRRHLSSPWRALPDLIGRAPARVLLVAGILIVILGALIVTRPLTSLVLLGVYVALSAIVTGLAELITRRSQRWWTRLFAVAWIAGGLLVLVWLGRSLDLLPPVLAVFLVVGGLASVGDAVARGRPSQRVLSAASGATQIAFGILSLTWPDVTVLLVAIVFGVRTVALGVSLIARGVRGMRAAGRLRRGLPAAAPSGARARRASAWTAVGRYALSLLLVTSAAGGWLLDDWLADGAPVVDAFYDPPDRLPPGHGRLIRWDGYLGRAPQGGEVSRILYTTRDAVSRPAVASALVIVPNDPPPGPRPVIVWNHGTTGVAQGCAPSLRDASATRWAIPALEEALDAGWVVVASDYSGQGAPGTFPYLIGKGEARSSLDAVLAAAELPDLTLSPDTVVWGHSQGGHAALWTATIAEEYTPGVNVLGTAAIAPAADPLALADELLDSDAGALLSVLTSWVLVPYSETYADVHLDDYVAPGARAIVREMTQRCPTEPGVVVSVVTALGVSEDRPLYAADLTTGALGRRLAENAATGPTGSPILVAWGQEDEVLPPSLQERYVQGLCEQGQQVRWRAYRDYDHLRPILPGSRFLPVLIQWTEGLFDRSPQILDDCGRR comes from the coding sequence ATGTCCCCCCGCCGGCACCTGTCCTCCCCGTGGAGAGCGCTGCCCGACCTGATCGGGCGGGCCCCTGCCCGGGTGCTGCTGGTGGCCGGGATCCTCATCGTGATCCTCGGTGCGCTCATCGTGACGCGCCCCCTCACCTCCCTCGTCCTGCTCGGGGTGTACGTCGCCCTCAGCGCGATCGTCACCGGGCTCGCCGAACTCATCACCCGGCGATCGCAGCGATGGTGGACCCGGCTGTTCGCGGTGGCGTGGATCGCCGGCGGGCTGCTCGTACTGGTGTGGCTGGGGCGGAGCCTGGATCTGCTGCCGCCGGTGCTGGCCGTCTTCCTCGTGGTGGGCGGGCTGGCCTCCGTGGGTGACGCGGTGGCCCGCGGTCGTCCCAGCCAGCGTGTGCTGTCGGCGGCCTCCGGAGCGACGCAGATCGCGTTCGGCATCCTGTCGCTGACGTGGCCGGATGTCACCGTCCTGCTCGTGGCGATCGTCTTCGGAGTGCGCACCGTCGCGCTGGGGGTCTCGCTCATCGCCCGCGGCGTGCGCGGGATGCGTGCGGCCGGACGTCTCCGACGGGGCCTCCCGGCGGCCGCCCCGTCCGGTGCGCGTGCGCGGCGGGCGTCGGCGTGGACGGCCGTCGGACGGTACGCGCTCTCACTGCTGCTGGTGACCTCGGCGGCGGGAGGCTGGCTGCTGGATGACTGGCTCGCCGATGGCGCGCCGGTCGTCGACGCCTTCTACGATCCCCCCGACCGGCTGCCGCCCGGTCACGGCCGCCTGATCCGGTGGGACGGCTACCTCGGTCGCGCCCCCCAGGGCGGCGAGGTCAGCCGCATCCTCTACACCACCCGTGACGCCGTCAGCCGGCCGGCGGTGGCCAGCGCCCTGGTGATCGTGCCGAACGACCCACCGCCGGGCCCGCGCCCGGTGATCGTGTGGAACCACGGCACGACCGGCGTCGCGCAGGGGTGCGCGCCCAGCCTGCGCGACGCGTCGGCGACGCGGTGGGCCATCCCGGCGCTGGAGGAGGCCCTGGATGCCGGATGGGTCGTGGTCGCGTCGGACTACTCCGGTCAGGGTGCACCCGGCACCTTCCCGTATCTCATCGGCAAGGGCGAGGCGCGTTCGTCGCTGGATGCCGTCCTGGCGGCGGCGGAGCTTCCCGACCTGACCCTGTCGCCCGACACGGTCGTGTGGGGTCACTCACAGGGCGGCCACGCCGCGCTGTGGACCGCGACGATCGCGGAGGAGTACACCCCCGGCGTCAACGTCCTCGGCACCGCCGCCATCGCGCCTGCCGCCGACCCCCTCGCCCTCGCCGACGAGCTGCTGGACTCAGATGCCGGCGCCCTGCTCTCCGTGCTCACGTCGTGGGTGCTCGTGCCGTACTCCGAGACGTACGCCGACGTGCACCTGGACGACTACGTCGCCCCGGGCGCACGGGCCATCGTGCGCGAGATGACCCAGCGGTGCCCCACCGAGCCGGGCGTGGTGGTCTCGGTGGTGACCGCGCTGGGGGTGTCGGAGGATCGCCCCCTCTATGCCGCCGATCTGACCACCGGAGCGCTCGGGCGCAGACTTGCCGAGAACGCCGCGACCGGACCCACCGGCTCGCCCATCCTGGTGGCGTGGGGGCAGGAGGACGAGGTCCTCCCGCCCAGCCTGCAGGAGCGCTACGTCCAGGGGCTGTGCGAACAGGGGCAGCAGGTGCGGTGGCGGGCCTACCGCGACTACGACCATCTGCGCCCCATCCTGCCCGGCTCGCGGTTCCTCCCCGTCCTCATCCAGTGGACGGAGGGGCTGTTCGACCGATCGCCCCAGATCCTCGACGACTGCGGCCGGCGGTGA
- the truB gene encoding tRNA pseudouridine(55) synthase TruB, with protein sequence MVASGILLVDKPGGMTSHDVVARARRALGTRKIGHAGTLDPMATGLLVLGVEGATRLLTFLVGADKTYTATIRLGESTDSDDADGLTTSRADAAALAAVEDAAVARGVAALTGVIAQVPSRVSAIKVAGRRAYDLAREGVEVELAARQVRVSRFDVLATRRLDDHVDLEVSVDCSSGTYIRALARDLGTALGVGGHLTALRRERVGPFGVEDATGLDALTPERMLSPAAAATAVLGAVPVTAEEARDLRHGKRLPGAADRIPGGIRAAAIDPDGALVGIVEPRGTDLKSAMNMPEEKRP encoded by the coding sequence ATGGTCGCCAGCGGCATCCTGCTCGTCGACAAGCCCGGGGGCATGACCAGTCACGACGTCGTCGCCCGCGCCCGCCGGGCGCTGGGTACGCGGAAGATCGGCCACGCCGGCACGCTCGATCCCATGGCGACGGGCCTGCTCGTCCTGGGCGTGGAAGGCGCGACCCGGCTGCTCACCTTCCTGGTGGGGGCCGACAAGACCTACACCGCGACGATCCGTCTGGGGGAGAGCACCGACAGCGATGACGCCGATGGACTCACCACCTCCCGCGCGGATGCGGCGGCCCTCGCCGCGGTCGAGGACGCGGCGGTCGCCCGCGGGGTGGCGGCGCTGACCGGTGTCATCGCCCAAGTGCCCAGCCGCGTGTCCGCGATCAAGGTCGCCGGCCGTCGCGCGTACGACCTCGCCCGTGAGGGCGTCGAGGTGGAACTGGCCGCCCGGCAGGTGCGGGTGTCGCGGTTCGACGTGCTCGCCACGCGCCGCCTGGACGATCACGTCGACCTGGAGGTGAGCGTGGACTGCTCCAGCGGCACCTACATCCGCGCCCTCGCCCGCGACCTCGGCACCGCGCTCGGTGTCGGCGGGCACCTCACCGCCCTCCGGCGCGAGCGCGTGGGGCCGTTCGGCGTGGAGGACGCGACCGGGCTGGACGCGCTCACCCCCGAGCGGATGCTGTCGCCGGCCGCCGCGGCGACCGCGGTGCTGGGCGCCGTGCCGGTCACGGCGGAGGAGGCGCGCGACCTGCGGCACGGCAAGCGGCTCCCCGGCGCTGCCGATCGGATCCCCGGGGGGATCCGCGCCGCGGCGATCGATCCGGACGGCGCCCTCGTGGGCATCGTCGAGCCGCGCGGCACCGACCTGAAGAGCGCCATGAACATGCCCGAGGAGAAGCGTCCATGA
- a CDS encoding DUF1206 domain-containing protein yields MRSEVRAAARSAEHNPVLRVLARAGYAANGVMHALIGIIVLAAAFGGSGAADQTGAFRSVAAAPWGFALLWAIAVGLIALGVWHAVAAVGARRARRTQRLGILAAEIGQAVVFATVGAVAASVALGARPSAERAAEDASAGVLSMPGGPFLLAAVGLGVAIAGVAFVVMGVRRSFRSKVTLPRTAWGHAVAGLGVAGFVAKGIALFIVGVLLGVAAVQVDPGQAGGLDGAVQALLQLPAGPLLGVAVGAGFLAYGAFTILRARFAKLSV; encoded by the coding sequence ATGCGCAGCGAGGTCCGCGCGGCAGCGCGGAGCGCCGAGCACAACCCGGTGCTGCGCGTGCTCGCGCGCGCCGGGTACGCGGCGAACGGCGTCATGCACGCCCTCATCGGCATCATCGTCCTCGCGGCGGCCTTCGGAGGCTCCGGGGCCGCCGACCAGACCGGCGCCTTCCGATCCGTCGCGGCCGCGCCGTGGGGATTCGCGCTGCTGTGGGCGATCGCGGTGGGGCTCATCGCCCTGGGGGTGTGGCACGCCGTCGCCGCCGTCGGGGCGCGCCGTGCACGACGCACGCAGCGCCTGGGGATCCTCGCCGCCGAGATCGGTCAGGCGGTCGTGTTCGCCACGGTGGGAGCGGTCGCCGCATCCGTCGCCCTCGGAGCGCGCCCGAGTGCCGAGCGCGCCGCGGAGGACGCCAGCGCCGGCGTGCTCTCGATGCCCGGCGGGCCCTTCCTGCTCGCCGCGGTGGGCCTCGGGGTCGCCATCGCCGGTGTGGCGTTCGTCGTGATGGGCGTGCGGCGTTCGTTCCGCTCGAAGGTGACGCTTCCCCGCACCGCCTGGGGGCACGCCGTCGCGGGGCTCGGGGTCGCGGGCTTCGTCGCGAAGGGCATCGCGCTCTTCATCGTCGGGGTGCTCCTGGGCGTCGCCGCCGTGCAGGTCGATCCCGGGCAGGCCGGCGGGCTCGACGGCGCCGTGCAGGCGCTCCTGCAGCTCCCGGCCGGTCCGCTGCTGGGGGTCGCGGTGGGGGCGGGGTTCCTCGCCTACGGCGCGTTCACGATCCTGCGGGCGCGCTTCGCCAAGCTCTCGGTGTGA
- a CDS encoding YlxR family protein, translating to MEPERTCVACRTRAPRSTLLRVVAVDSVLVRDDRAMMPGRGAWVHETDACVDLALRRRAFVRALRVSGPLDTQTFQQTLQRNG from the coding sequence ATGGAACCGGAACGAACGTGCGTCGCATGTCGCACGCGAGCTCCCCGGTCCACGCTCCTTCGGGTCGTGGCCGTCGATTCGGTCCTCGTGCGCGATGACCGGGCGATGATGCCGGGGCGGGGCGCGTGGGTGCATGAGACGGATGCGTGCGTGGACCTCGCCTTACGGCGCCGCGCCTTCGTCCGCGCATTGCGTGTGTCGGGCCCGCTCGACACGCAGACCTTTCAACAGACCCTCCAGCGAAACGGCTGA
- the infB gene encoding translation initiation factor IF-2 has translation MAKPRVHEIASELGVDSKVALAKLKELGEFVKSPSSTIEPPVARKLRAALASEGGAPAAPAPAAARSGAKPGPARPAAPSRPAASAPEAPAQPAAPAAPAASAPAAPAAPAAPAPSAPAPAPSAPAAPAPAAPAAPADAEAAPAAPAGGPRPGPGAPQPPRPGGAPRPGNNPFSSQQGMGQRPAGPRPGNNPFSSQQGMGQRPTPGNIPRPQAPRPGAPRPGAPRPGGAGRPGGGGRPGAPFQQRPGGPGRPGGAGGGAAGGFAGRPAGGFAGRPGGGGGRGRGPGGGTAGAFGKGGGKSKQRKSRRAKRQEFEMRSAPVVGGVNVQKGNGEIIRLRRGASISDFADKLEAIRGYTVQPGTLVTILFNLGEMATATESLDEATFEVLGEELGYKIQMVSPEDEDKELLEGFGLDLDAELEAESEDDLEIRPPVVTVMGHVDHGKTRLLDAIRQTNVVAGEAGGITQHIGAYQVWTEHDGIERAITFIDTPGHEAFTAMRARGAQVTDIAILVVAADDGIMPQTVEALNHAQAAGVPVVVAVNKVDKPDANPAKVRQQLTEYGLVAEEYGGDVMFVDVSAREGTNIQALLDAVLLTADAGLDLTANPNKAARGVAIEAKLDKGRGSVATVLIQSGTLRVGDAIVAGTAYGRVRAMVDENGDAVLEAAPSRPVQVQGLNSVPRAGDVFIVTEEDRLARQIAEKREAAERNAALAKARKRISLEDFTRALEEGKVESLNLIIKGDVSGAVEALEESLLKIEVDDSVQLRIIHRGVGAITESDINLATIDNAIVIGFNVRPDTKARERAAREGVDVRFYSVIYNAIDDVEQSLKGLLKPEFEEVQSGVAEIREVFRSSKFGNIAGVIVRSGTITRNAKARVIRDGVVVADGLAIESLRRFKDDVTEVRTDFEAGIGLGKFNDIQVGDEIETTEMVEKPRG, from the coding sequence GTGGCAAAACCACGCGTGCACGAGATCGCTTCCGAGCTCGGCGTCGACAGTAAAGTCGCCCTCGCGAAGCTGAAGGAGCTCGGCGAGTTCGTCAAGAGCCCCTCATCCACCATCGAGCCGCCGGTCGCGCGCAAGCTGCGCGCCGCGCTCGCGTCCGAGGGTGGCGCTCCGGCAGCACCGGCACCCGCTGCCGCGCGTTCGGGAGCCAAGCCCGGCCCGGCACGTCCGGCCGCGCCGTCTCGCCCCGCGGCGTCCGCTCCGGAGGCCCCCGCCCAGCCGGCAGCCCCCGCCGCGCCTGCGGCCTCGGCACCGGCCGCGCCTGCGGCACCGGCTGCGCCCGCGCCTTCCGCGCCCGCTCCGGCTCCGTCGGCTCCGGCCGCGCCGGCTCCGGCCGCCCCGGCGGCTCCCGCCGACGCGGAGGCGGCTCCGGCAGCCCCCGCCGGTGGGCCCCGGCCCGGCCCCGGCGCACCGCAGCCGCCGCGTCCCGGCGGTGCACCGCGCCCCGGCAACAACCCGTTCTCCTCGCAGCAGGGGATGGGCCAGCGTCCGGCCGGTCCGCGTCCGGGCAACAACCCGTTCTCCTCGCAGCAGGGGATGGGCCAGCGTCCGACTCCCGGCAACATCCCGCGCCCCCAGGCACCGCGCCCCGGCGCCCCGCGCCCGGGCGCACCGCGCCCCGGCGGCGCAGGTCGTCCCGGCGGCGGCGGTCGTCCCGGCGCGCCGTTCCAGCAGCGCCCAGGCGGCCCCGGCCGTCCCGGCGGTGCCGGTGGCGGTGCCGCGGGTGGCTTCGCGGGTCGTCCCGCCGGTGGTTTCGCCGGTCGTCCCGGTGGCGGCGGTGGCCGCGGTCGTGGACCCGGCGGCGGCACCGCAGGTGCCTTCGGTAAGGGCGGCGGCAAGTCCAAGCAGCGCAAGTCGCGGCGGGCGAAGCGGCAGGAATTCGAGATGCGGTCGGCGCCGGTCGTCGGCGGCGTCAACGTCCAGAAGGGCAACGGCGAGATCATCCGCCTGCGCCGCGGCGCATCGATCTCCGACTTCGCCGACAAGCTCGAGGCGATCCGCGGCTACACCGTGCAGCCCGGCACGCTCGTGACCATCCTGTTCAACCTGGGCGAGATGGCCACCGCGACCGAATCGCTCGACGAGGCGACTTTCGAGGTGCTCGGCGAGGAGCTGGGCTACAAGATCCAGATGGTCTCGCCCGAGGACGAGGACAAAGAGCTCCTCGAGGGCTTCGGTCTCGACCTGGATGCCGAGCTGGAGGCCGAGAGCGAGGACGACCTCGAGATCCGTCCGCCGGTGGTGACCGTCATGGGTCACGTCGACCACGGTAAGACGCGACTGCTCGATGCGATCCGTCAGACCAACGTCGTCGCCGGTGAGGCCGGTGGCATCACCCAGCACATCGGTGCCTACCAGGTGTGGACCGAGCACGACGGCATCGAGCGCGCGATCACCTTCATCGACACCCCCGGTCACGAGGCGTTCACCGCCATGCGTGCCCGCGGTGCGCAGGTGACCGACATCGCGATCCTCGTGGTCGCCGCCGACGACGGCATCATGCCCCAGACGGTGGAGGCGCTCAACCACGCCCAGGCCGCAGGCGTGCCGGTCGTGGTCGCGGTGAACAAGGTCGACAAGCCCGACGCCAACCCGGCCAAGGTGCGCCAGCAGCTCACCGAGTACGGTCTCGTCGCCGAGGAGTACGGCGGCGACGTCATGTTCGTCGACGTGTCCGCTCGCGAGGGCACCAACATCCAGGCACTCCTGGATGCGGTGCTCCTCACCGCCGACGCGGGGCTGGACCTCACGGCCAACCCCAACAAGGCGGCACGCGGTGTGGCGATCGAAGCGAAGCTCGACAAGGGCCGCGGTTCGGTGGCGACGGTGCTCATCCAGTCCGGCACGCTCCGGGTCGGCGACGCGATCGTCGCCGGCACGGCCTACGGCCGCGTCCGGGCGATGGTCGACGAGAACGGCGACGCCGTCCTCGAGGCTGCGCCCTCCCGCCCCGTGCAGGTGCAGGGTCTGAACTCCGTGCCGCGCGCCGGTGACGTCTTCATCGTGACCGAAGAGGACCGTCTGGCCCGCCAGATCGCTGAGAAGCGTGAGGCAGCCGAGCGCAACGCCGCTCTGGCCAAGGCGCGCAAGCGCATCTCGCTCGAGGACTTCACCCGTGCTCTCGAAGAGGGCAAGGTCGAATCTCTCAACCTCATCATCAAGGGCGACGTGTCCGGTGCCGTCGAGGCGCTGGAGGAATCGCTCCTCAAGATCGAGGTCGACGACAGCGTGCAGCTGCGGATCATCCACCGCGGCGTCGGCGCGATCACCGAGTCGGACATCAACCTCGCCACGATCGACAACGCGATCGTCATCGGGTTCAACGTCCGCCCCGACACGAAGGCGCGCGAGCGCGCTGCCCGCGAGGGTGTGGACGTCCGGTTCTACTCGGTCATCTACAACGCGATCGACGACGTCGAGCAGTCGCTCAAGGGCCTGCTCAAGCCGGAGTTCGAAGAGGTGCAGTCCGGTGTCGCCGAGATCCGGGAGGTGTTCCGCTCCTCCAAGTTCGGCAACATCGCCGGTGTCATCGTGCGCTCCGGGACGATCACCCGCAACGCCAAGGCGCGCGTCATCCGCGACGGCGTCGTGGTGGCCGATGGCCTGGCCATCGAGTCGCTGCGCCGGTTCAAGGACGACGTCACCGAGGTGCGCACGGACTTCGAGGCCGGTATCGGACTCGGCAAGTTCAACGACATCCAGGTGGGCGACGAGATCGAGACCACTGAGATGGTCGAGAAGCCGCGCGGCTGA
- a CDS encoding A/G-specific adenine glycosylase yields MQDLATPLAAWYATAARDLPWRRPGFGAWGTLVSEFMLQQTPVARVIPHLQAWLSRWPAPADLAADAPAEAVRQWANLGYPRRALWLHRAAVEIRDRHDGVVPRDVETLLSLTGIGDYTARAVAVFAYGDRHPVVDTNTRRVLARAVEGRAQSGPPSRRDLDAMEALLPADVATSTVVNAAAMELGATVCTARAPRCDACPLASACAWRAAGYPVTEDRRRRQARYEGSDRHARGAVLRTLRDAAPRPVALAEVIAQWPDPAQRDRAIDSLIADGLAEASEELLRLPR; encoded by the coding sequence GTGCAGGACCTCGCCACCCCGCTCGCCGCCTGGTACGCCACCGCCGCGCGGGATCTGCCGTGGCGACGGCCCGGCTTCGGCGCGTGGGGGACGCTCGTGAGCGAATTCATGCTGCAGCAGACCCCCGTCGCACGCGTCATCCCCCACCTGCAGGCGTGGCTGTCGCGGTGGCCGGCACCGGCGGATCTGGCAGCGGATGCTCCGGCCGAGGCCGTGCGCCAATGGGCGAACCTGGGCTACCCCCGGCGTGCGCTGTGGCTGCATCGCGCCGCCGTGGAGATCCGCGACCGCCACGACGGCGTGGTGCCGCGAGACGTGGAGACCCTCCTGTCGCTCACCGGCATCGGCGACTACACCGCCCGCGCCGTGGCGGTCTTCGCGTACGGCGACCGGCATCCCGTCGTCGACACCAACACGCGTCGCGTGCTCGCCCGCGCCGTCGAAGGACGCGCCCAGTCCGGCCCGCCCTCCCGCCGGGACCTCGATGCGATGGAGGCGCTGCTCCCCGCGGACGTCGCGACCTCCACCGTCGTCAACGCCGCGGCCATGGAGCTGGGGGCGACGGTGTGCACCGCGCGCGCGCCGCGATGCGACGCCTGTCCGCTCGCGTCCGCCTGCGCCTGGCGCGCGGCGGGCTACCCCGTGACGGAGGACCGCAGGCGCCGGCAGGCTCGCTACGAGGGCAGCGACCGGCATGCCCGGGGCGCCGTCCTGCGGACGCTCCGCGACGCCGCGCCACGCCCGGTGGCGCTGGCGGAGGTCATCGCCCAGTGGCCCGACCCCGCGCAGCGCGACCGTGCGATCGACTCGCTCATCGCCGACGGCCTGGCCGAGGCATCCGAGGAACTGCTTCGCCTCCCCCGGTGA
- the nusA gene encoding transcription termination factor NusA, producing the protein MDIDLGLLKTIEREKEIPFEELASIIEQAILTAYGKHTSPTGAAPEGARAEVNRKTGHVAVFTPVLDDEGAVIGEEEQTPEDFGRIAAFAAKQVISQRLRDIADDAVLGEFRGKEGDIVAGVVQQGPNPRMVHVDLGTVEAILPPEEQAPGETYPHGSRLRVYVTSVSRGTKGPSITVSRTHPGLVRKLFALEVPEIASGLVEIVSLAREAGHRTKIAVKANDPTINAKGACIGELGRRVRAVTEELGGEKIDIVDYDPELPRFVANALSPAKVTSSFVLDPTTKAVRALVPDYQLSLAIGKEGQNARLAAKLTGAKIDIQPDSILEDE; encoded by the coding sequence GTGGACATCGATCTCGGACTGCTGAAGACGATCGAGCGGGAGAAGGAGATTCCCTTCGAGGAACTCGCGAGCATCATCGAACAGGCCATCCTGACTGCGTATGGCAAGCACACCTCGCCGACGGGAGCCGCACCCGAAGGGGCGCGCGCGGAAGTGAACCGCAAGACCGGCCACGTCGCCGTCTTCACGCCGGTGCTCGATGACGAGGGCGCCGTCATCGGCGAGGAGGAGCAGACTCCCGAGGACTTCGGGCGGATCGCCGCCTTCGCCGCGAAGCAGGTCATCAGCCAGCGCTTGCGCGACATCGCCGACGACGCCGTGCTGGGGGAGTTCCGCGGCAAGGAGGGCGACATCGTCGCCGGGGTCGTCCAGCAGGGCCCCAACCCCCGCATGGTCCACGTCGACCTCGGCACCGTCGAGGCGATCCTCCCGCCCGAGGAGCAGGCGCCGGGGGAGACCTACCCCCACGGATCCCGCCTCCGCGTGTACGTCACGTCCGTCTCGCGCGGCACGAAGGGCCCCTCGATCACCGTCTCGCGCACCCACCCCGGCCTCGTGCGGAAGCTGTTCGCACTCGAAGTGCCCGAGATCGCGTCGGGGCTCGTGGAGATCGTGTCCCTCGCGCGCGAGGCCGGTCACCGCACGAAGATCGCCGTCAAGGCCAACGACCCGACGATCAACGCGAAGGGCGCGTGCATCGGCGAACTGGGCCGGCGCGTGCGCGCCGTCACGGAGGAGCTCGGCGGCGAGAAGATCGACATCGTCGATTACGACCCCGAGCTGCCGCGTTTCGTGGCCAACGCCCTGTCGCCGGCGAAGGTCACCTCGAGCTTCGTCCTGGATCCGACCACCAAGGCCGTCCGCGCTCTCGTCCCGGATTACCAGCTGTCGCTGGCGATCGGCAAGGAAGGGCAGAACGCGCGCCTGGCGGCGAAGCTGACCGGCGCGAAGATCGACATCCAGCCCGACAGCATCCTCGAGGACGAGTGA
- a CDS encoding uridine kinase encodes MRLPTTPATTLLRGLRDEVRRHYRAGRVIVAVDGVDGAGKTVFADRLAEVFAEQGGAVFRASIDGFHRPRAERYARGRTSPEGYYRDSFDYATFRRVLIDPFRTGGSAGFQLAAHDVARDAPVASEWVTAPRDAVLIVDGVFLHRPELRGLWDWSVWLEVPFDVSYARMAVRDGSDPDPDAPTNARYRQGQELYLREADPRRAASAIVDNSDLAAPVRVFGDFC; translated from the coding sequence GTGCGGCTTCCCACCACCCCGGCCACGACCCTCCTGCGCGGACTCCGCGACGAGGTGCGCCGGCATTACCGCGCCGGCCGCGTGATCGTGGCCGTGGACGGCGTGGACGGCGCCGGCAAGACGGTCTTCGCCGACCGTCTCGCGGAGGTGTTCGCGGAGCAGGGCGGGGCGGTCTTCCGCGCCTCGATCGACGGGTTCCACCGTCCGCGCGCCGAGCGGTACGCTCGCGGGCGCACCTCCCCGGAGGGGTACTACCGGGATTCCTTCGACTACGCCACGTTCCGACGCGTTCTGATCGACCCCTTCCGCACCGGCGGGAGCGCCGGCTTCCAGCTCGCGGCGCACGACGTCGCGCGGGATGCTCCGGTGGCGTCGGAGTGGGTCACCGCTCCGCGTGACGCGGTGCTCATCGTCGACGGCGTGTTCCTGCACCGGCCGGAGCTGCGCGGCCTGTGGGACTGGTCGGTGTGGCTGGAGGTGCCCTTCGACGTCTCCTACGCGCGGATGGCGGTGCGCGACGGCAGCGATCCCGATCCGGACGCTCCCACCAACGCGCGCTACCGGCAGGGTCAGGAGCTGTACCTGCGGGAGGCCGATCCTCGCCGGGCGGCGTCCGCCATCGTGGACAACTCCGATCTCGCCGCCCCAGTGCGTGTCTTCGGAGACTTCTGCTGA